In Litorilinea aerophila, the genomic stretch GCATCGAAGGCCACCCGGCGGCCGTCGGGCAGGTAGGCGCCATCCTCCCGGGGGGTCTGGTTCACGGCCACGGCGAAGCGGGCCCGGGCCATCTGGAGGTCGGCCAGCTCGGCTTCCACCTGCCGGGCCAGTTGTTCACCCGCGGCCTGGCGCTGGGCGCTCAACTCGGCCGCCAGTTGCCCGATCTCGTGGAGCAGGCGCTCCTCGGCTTCCTCCAGCTCAGAGGTGCGCACCTCCCAGTTGCTGAGCTCCTCCAGTTCATCCCGGGCTTTTTGGCCGAAGGCCAGGATCTGCTCCAGGGTGTCGCCATACTTGCGCTTCAGGTTGTGGATGAGCTCCAGCCGTTCTTCCACCTCCTGGAGCCGCTCCGGGTTAAACTCCAGCCCTTCCGCGTAATCCTGGAGATGGCGGGCCAGCTCGGCCAGCTGTTCCAGGAGCGCCTGGGCATCCTCGGCCGCGGCGTTCATGTCCGGGTCGATCCGGGCCAGCCGTTCCAGCCGGCCGACGGCTTCGCTCACCAGGTCGATGGCACCGGGCATTTCCCCCTCGCCTTCGCTGAGGATGGCTGTGGCGGCCTGGGCCAGGGAGAGAAGGGCCTCTGCATTGGCCAGGCGCCGGCGCTCTCCCTCCAGCTCCTCATCCTCCCCGGGCTGGAGATCGGCGGCGAAGATCTCCTCCACCTGAAACTGAAGCAGGTCCATGCGTTGGGCGATGGTGCGGGCGTCCTGGCGCAGGCGGTCCAGTTCGGCGCGCACCTTGCGCAGGGCAGCCACCCGGCTGGCCACTTCCCGGCGCAGGGGCAAAAGGCCGGCGTAGCGGTCCAGCAGGTGCACGTGGGTGCGGGGCCGCAGCAGGTTCAGGTGTTCGCCCTGGCCGTGGACATCGATGAGGTGGCCGGCGATCTCGCTCAGGATCTGGAGGCTGACCACCCGGCCGTTGACCCGGCAGATGTTGCGGCCGTTCAGGCGCACCTCCCGGCTCAACACCAGCCACTGGGGCGAATCCGGCTCGTCCAGCCCCTGGGCCTCCAACAGGCGCTGAACTTCGGCGATGACCTCGTTGGCCTGCTCGGTGGCCGATGCGGTGGCCGATCCATTGGGCTGGGCCAGGTGGAAGGTGGCCTCGATCTCGGCCACATCGGCGCCGGCCCGCACCCATTCGGCCGTAGCCCGGTCCCCCAGCAGCAGGCTGAGGGCATCGATGATGATGGACTTACCCGCGCCTGTTTCCCCGGTCAGGATGTTGAGCCCTGGGCCGAAGGTCAGCTGCAGATCGTCGATGATGGCAAAGTTGCGGATGGACAGCTCGTGTAGCATGCCATTATTGTAGCACAGACCCCACCTTTCCTGAACAAAATCCTCTTTTGCATCTATCCATGATGGTGCTATAATGCAGCCAATGATGGCTTACCCCATGCAGCCCCGTCTGCAACTTTGTCACGCTTTAGAATTGGAGGCAAACGCATGTTACCGAATTTTGGCCCGGTCGAGTTGATCTTGATCCTGGTGATTGTGACCATGCTCTTCGGCGTGGGGAAATTGCCAGAAGTCTTCGGTGCCGTCGGCAAGGGAATCCGGGAATTCCGCCGCCAGTCGTCCCTGGAGGATGAGAAGCAGAAGGATGATAACACGGCAGCCGGGGAAACCCACGAGGCCTCATAACGTTTAGCGAACATCTGTCACCCCACTTGTTCGCGACAGAGGTCTTGTCTCCGAAATTCCTGCCGTGCGATTGACATGATTGACCCCCAGAGCCCCGCCAGGAGCTCTGGGCATCCCCATGAACACTTCCCGGCGGGTTCGTCTTCCCTCCTGAACCGCAGTGAACAGCCCGGTTGTCAGCATCGCGTCAACCGGGTTTGTTTTGTTCCAGATCCAGGACCCGTTGGCCAGCCCGAAGACACTCCCCGCCGCCCAAGGAGACGCAGAAGCGCATAAGGTAGACCGCGTGAGGCTCTTGCACTTCCTGCTGCTGGCGGCCGTTTTGTTGACGGCCTACTTTGCTCAGCACATCTTCGACCAGCGAAGCATGGCCGGGTTTTTCCCCGCTGGTTGGCTGAGCGCGTGGCCGGTCCTCTACCGCCTGAACTTCTGGCTGCCCGCGGATCTCATCCGGCTGGCCCTCTGGCTGTCGGCGCTCAGCAGCCTGGCCTTTGGCTGGTTGGCGCCGCCCTGGCCGACGGCGGTGTGGCCCCGGCTGCGACGGTCGAACCCAGACCCGACGGTGGACGGCAAGGGAACGCTGGCGGCTGCCGGCCTGGCCGTGGGCCTCTGCCTGACCGGGCTGGTGACCCTGCTGTTGGCCACCGGCCACGCCGAACAGCGCTGGATGCACCTGGCCTGGCCGCTGGGGATGGTCAGCTACGTGGTGGGCGCAGCCTGGATGCTGCCCCGCCGCCGGGAGCCGGCCAACCAGGAGGAGAGCCGGGGCCGCACCCTGCTTCCCCTGCTGCTGATCCTGGGCGGCGCGTTCTTCCTGTTCACCCACCAGTGGATTGATGTGCCGGTTCGGGTGGATATCCGCGTGGCCGAGTTGGGTCTGCAGGCCCGGGCCGAACTGGCGGCGGGCTGGCGCCAGCTCTTCCAGCCGGTAGAA encodes the following:
- the recN gene encoding DNA repair protein RecN, yielding MLHELSIRNFAIIDDLQLTFGPGLNILTGETGAGKSIIIDALSLLLGDRATAEWVRAGADVAEIEATFHLAQPNGSATASATEQANEVIAEVQRLLEAQGLDEPDSPQWLVLSREVRLNGRNICRVNGRVVSLQILSEIAGHLIDVHGQGEHLNLLRPRTHVHLLDRYAGLLPLRREVASRVAALRKVRAELDRLRQDARTIAQRMDLLQFQVEEIFAADLQPGEDEELEGERRRLANAEALLSLAQAATAILSEGEGEMPGAIDLVSEAVGRLERLARIDPDMNAAAEDAQALLEQLAELARHLQDYAEGLEFNPERLQEVEERLELIHNLKRKYGDTLEQILAFGQKARDELEELSNWEVRTSELEEAEERLLHEIGQLAAELSAQRQAAGEQLARQVEAELADLQMARARFAVAVNQTPREDGAYLPDGRRVAFDATGVDQVEFLISANPGEPLKPMARVASGGETARLMLALKSVLSQADATPTLIFDEIDQGIGGRIGAVVGQKLWRLTGQDRAAQGDGPGVTHQVLCITHLPQLAAFGDRHFTVNKQVQQVDGVERTSTVVRCLEGEARIDELAQMLGAATATGRRSVEEMMAEVASVKAGARHGGVLSSVPKG
- the tatA gene encoding twin-arginine translocase TatA/TatE family subunit, which codes for MLPNFGPVELILILVIVTMLFGVGKLPEVFGAVGKGIREFRRQSSLEDEKQKDDNTAAGETHEAS